A genome region from Paludibacterium sp. B53371 includes the following:
- a CDS encoding NADH-quinone oxidoreductase subunit D, translated as MAEIRNFTLNFGPQHPAAHGVLRLVLELDGEVIERADPHIGLLHRGTEKLAEHKTFIQSLPYMDRLDYVSMMCNEHAYCLAIEKMVGVDVPLRAQYIRVMFAEMTRILNHLLWIGAHALDIGAMTMFLYAFREREDLMDCYEAVSGARMHAAYFRPGGVYRDLPDSMPQYTVSKIKNARELARLNERRSGTMLDFIEDFTRRFPKCVDEYETLLTDNRIWKQRTVGIGVVSPERALNLGLSGAMLRGSGIEWDLRKKQPYDVYREVDFDIPVGVNGDCYDRYLVRMEEMRQSNRIMAQCVAWLKQNPGPVITSDHKVAPPSREGMKSNMEELIHHFKLFTEGMHVPEGEVYAATEHPKGEFGIYLVSDGANKPYRLKIRAPGYAHLAALDEMARGHMIADAVAIIGTQDIVFGEIDR; from the coding sequence GTGGCTGAGATTCGCAATTTCACTCTCAACTTCGGCCCGCAGCACCCGGCAGCGCACGGTGTGCTGCGTCTGGTGCTTGAACTCGACGGGGAAGTGATCGAACGTGCTGACCCGCACATCGGCCTGCTGCACCGCGGCACCGAAAAACTGGCCGAGCACAAGACCTTCATCCAGTCCCTGCCGTATATGGACCGTCTCGACTATGTGTCGATGATGTGCAATGAGCATGCCTACTGTCTGGCCATCGAGAAGATGGTCGGCGTCGATGTGCCGCTGCGCGCGCAATACATCCGGGTCATGTTTGCCGAGATGACGCGTATCCTGAACCACCTGTTGTGGATCGGGGCCCATGCGCTGGATATCGGTGCCATGACCATGTTCCTGTATGCCTTCCGTGAGCGTGAAGACCTGATGGACTGCTACGAGGCGGTCTCGGGTGCCCGCATGCACGCGGCCTATTTCCGTCCGGGCGGTGTGTATCGCGATCTGCCGGACAGCATGCCGCAGTACACGGTGTCGAAGATCAAGAATGCCCGCGAACTGGCCCGCCTGAACGAGCGTCGCTCCGGCACCATGCTGGACTTCATCGAAGACTTCACGCGCCGTTTCCCCAAGTGTGTCGACGAATACGAGACCTTGCTGACCGACAACCGTATCTGGAAGCAGCGGACAGTCGGCATCGGCGTTGTTTCGCCGGAGCGAGCGCTGAACCTGGGCCTGAGCGGTGCCATGCTGCGTGGTTCGGGCATCGAGTGGGATCTGCGCAAGAAGCAACCCTACGATGTCTATCGCGAAGTGGATTTCGACATTCCTGTGGGCGTGAACGGCGACTGCTATGACCGTTATCTGGTGCGTATGGAAGAAATGCGTCAGTCCAACCGCATCATGGCGCAGTGCGTGGCCTGGCTGAAGCAGAACCCGGGTCCGGTGATCACCTCGGACCACAAGGTGGCCCCGCCGTCCCGCGAAGGCATGAAGAGCAATATGGAAGAGCTGATCCACCACTTCAAGCTCTTCACCGAAGGCATGCATGTGCCCGAGGGCGAGGTCTATGCCGCCACCGAGCACCCGAAGGGCGAATTCGGCATCTACCTGGTGTCCGATGGTGCCAACAAACCCTACCGACTCAAGATTCGTGCGCCGGGCTATGCCCACCTTGCCGCGCTGGACGAAATGGCGCGCGGCCACATGATCGCCGACGCCGTCGCGATCATCGGCACGCAGGATATCGTATTTGGGGAGATCGACCGCTGA
- a CDS encoding NADH-quinone oxidoreductase subunit C has product MASKLEALKATVEQVLGDKLVSATLALEELSIVCKAADLVEVAQTLRDHPSLAFEQCVDLCGVDYLTYKDSAWDGARFAAVYHLLSLTHNARLRLRVFAEDDDFPVLPSVVDVWNAANWYEREAFDLYGIVFEGHPDLRRLLTDYGFIGHPFRKDFPLSGHVEMRYDPTQQRVIYQPVTIEPREITPRIIREENYGG; this is encoded by the coding sequence ATGGCCTCCAAACTGGAAGCGCTCAAGGCGACCGTTGAACAGGTGCTGGGCGACAAGCTCGTGTCTGCAACGCTGGCGCTGGAAGAATTGAGCATCGTCTGCAAGGCAGCGGACCTGGTGGAAGTGGCGCAGACTTTGCGCGACCACCCCTCGCTGGCGTTTGAACAATGCGTCGACTTGTGCGGCGTGGATTATCTCACCTACAAAGATTCGGCCTGGGATGGCGCGCGTTTTGCCGCCGTCTATCACCTGCTGTCGCTGACGCACAATGCGCGTCTGCGTCTGCGCGTGTTTGCCGAAGACGATGATTTCCCGGTCCTGCCCTCGGTGGTGGATGTCTGGAATGCGGCCAACTGGTACGAACGTGAAGCGTTCGACCTCTACGGCATCGTCTTCGAGGGGCACCCGGACCTGCGTCGTCTGCTGACAGACTATGGCTTCATCGGCCATCCGTTCCGCAAGGATTTCCCGCTGTCCGGTCATGTGGAAATGCGCTACGACCCGACCCAGCAGCGCGTGATCTACCAGCCCGTCACCATCGAGCCGCGCGAAATTACGCCGCGCATCATTCGCGAGGAGAACTACGGTGGCTGA
- the nuoE gene encoding NADH-quinone oxidoreductase subunit NuoE: MLSAESLAKIDIEVAKYPADQKRSAVMGALRIAQQEKGWLATETIEFVATYLGLPPVQAYEVATFYNMYDLRPVGKYKLTMCTNLPCALQGSVNAAEYLQKKLGIGFGETTADGKFTLLEGECMGACGDAPVMLVNNHKMCSKMTPEAIDKKLAELE, encoded by the coding sequence ATGTTGTCCGCAGAATCGCTTGCCAAGATTGATATTGAGGTGGCCAAGTACCCTGCCGACCAGAAACGGTCGGCCGTGATGGGCGCGCTGCGCATTGCCCAGCAGGAAAAGGGCTGGCTCGCTACCGAGACCATCGAATTCGTTGCCACTTACCTGGGGCTGCCCCCGGTACAGGCCTACGAAGTCGCCACCTTCTACAACATGTATGACCTGCGCCCGGTCGGCAAATACAAGCTGACCATGTGCACCAACCTTCCCTGTGCGTTGCAGGGCAGCGTCAATGCTGCCGAATATCTGCAGAAGAAGCTTGGCATCGGCTTTGGCGAGACCACGGCCGACGGCAAGTTCACGCTGCTGGAAGGGGAGTGCATGGGGGCCTGCGGTGACGCCCCGGTCATGCTGGTCAACAACCACAAGATGTGCTCGAAGATGACCCCCGAAGCCATCGATAAGAAACTGGCGGAGCTGGAATAA